The genomic DNA CATACTATACATATATTCTTTATAGAAGATTTTTTTCTCAGCTTCCGGTAAGTCAATTAATGAGGTAAATAGCAAATAAAAAGCTAAGGGAAAAATAAATTCCATAAAAGAAGATAATTTACGTCGAAAAATCATTTTATACTCTGTCTTTAATAAAATAATAACATTAGCCATAACTTAATTCGCCTCACTTTCATCATTTGAAAATATAAGTTCTAATAACGATTTTTTATAGATTGTCATTTGATTTAAATCTGCGTTTAAGCGCATTAAATCAGTAATTACTTTTTGTACATTATCTGTTTGTATTTTCAAAATTTGATTCATAATTTCAATATTATAAGTTGAAGATAGTGCTTGATAAATGTCATGATTATATTTCGTTAATTCAATAACAGAATTATTTTGACTAAATAAAATATTGTGAGGTGTGTCATCAAGTGTGACTTTTCCATGTTCTAAATAAACAACCCTATCCGCCATGCGTTCTACCTCTTCAATATAATGTGACGTATAAAGTATAGTTATATTTTGCTGTTTAAGTTGAAAGATAAGTTGCCAAAAATGCTCACGTGTTTCTACATCCATAGCAGTTGTGGGTTCATCTAATATTAAAAATTTAGGTTTACCTACCAGTGTAAGCACAAAATCTAACAAACGTCTTTGCCCACCAGACAATTTACTCGCAAATTGATTTAATTGGTCATCAGAAAATTGTGTGAGTAATTTAAATTCTTCATATGATAAATGATTCGTGTATAGACTTTGATATAAATGATATAGCTCTTTAACTTTAATTAATGATGGCAAATTTGTTTGTTGGAATAATATACCAATGTTATGTGATTCTGTAAGGTCAAGTGTGTCATTAATCGAACCACTATTTGGATGTTTATGTCCAATTAAGATATCGATTAAAGTAGACTTCCCAGCACCGTTTTTACCGATTAGTGCAGTACATAATCCTTCTTCAATATTGATGGATAAATCTTTAAGTACCTTCTTTTTTCCGAATGATTTAGATAAGTTTTCTATTTTTATCATTACGCCATCACATCCTTTTATGTTATACGCTTACTTTAGCAGTTTTATTTATTTCATATTAGTTCATTTTGTCATAACTTCTTTATGACATTTGTCATATAAAAAAGGAATGGAACAGAATTCATTTTTGAATTCATTGTTCCATTCCTGTATGGATGTGAATGCTTATCTAAATTTGATATACGTACGTTAGCAATTTTACTAAATTCTTTATGATTACAACATTTGCTTACATACTAATCTATAAAATTGGTGATACTAATTTAGCAATATCTTCTTTAATCTTTATAGACACTGGTCGTTTATCGTATTCCTCTTTTGTTAATAAATGCGCTTTTTCAATATCTTCTTCATATGCTTTTTTGATTTGTTTTGCAATGTCTTGATCATAAACAAAAGCATTCACTTCAAAGTTAAGTGCAAAACTACGGTAATCCATGTTTGCTGAACCAACACTGCAAATTTCATCATCAATCATCATTACTTTTGAATGGATAAAGCCATTTTCATAAGTATAAACTTTAACATCACTCTCTAGTAACTCTGCAGCATTAGAGTAAGTAGCCCAATATACAAATGGATGGTCAGGCTTACTTGGAATCATTAAATGCACATCAACACCCGCATTAGCTGCCATTTTCAATGCATTGATATAAGAACGATCCGGAATAAAATATGGACTTTGCATGTAAATCGATTTCTTAGCACTCATGATCATTTTAGTATATCCATATTCAATTTGATGCAATTCAACAGCTGGGCCACTTGAAGCAATTTGAATAGCTGATTTTCCAGGATGTGATTTCTTTTTAGGGAAATACTTATCATCATATTCAAATTGTGGACGATGTGCTTGTGAATTCCAATCTAAAATAAAACGGATTTGTAATGCATCAATAACATCGCCTTCTACTCGAAGATGCGTATCTCGCCAATAACCGAGTTTACCCAAACCTAAATAGTCATCGCCAATATTGAAACCACCGATATAACCTATTTGACCATCTATCACAATAATCTTTCTGTGATTACGGTTGTTCATTCTAAAATTAATTAACGGTAATTTAGAGGCAAAGAAGGCTTCAACTTCTCCTCCTATAGATTTAAAATGTTCAAATTTTGACATTCTTACTTTCTTTGAACCGACATCATCATATAATATCTTTACTTCTAAGCCCTCTTTAAGCTTCGTTTCTAGAGCATCGATAATACGTTTACCTAAACCGTCAAGTTCAAAAGTATAATACTCTAGATGTATGTAATCCTTTGCGTTATAGATATCTTCAATGACTTTGTCATACAATTTGTTTCCATCCGTGAATAAATCAACTTTGTTATCTTCAGTTAAAAACGCATCTTGTTTGTTTAATAACATTCTAATTTGATCACGATGCTTCTTAACTTGTTCATTATCTGTTTGATAATTATGTGCATCAAGCGCTTTAACTTGTTTTTCAACAACATCTTTAAAAGTATCTAACTCTTTACCATTATTTCTCTCCATTTTACGTTTAGAAACCGTTCTTCCAAAGAATAAATATAGAATAAACCCGATTAATGGTAAGACAAATAATACGAATAGCCATGCCCAAGTTGACGTGGCACTTCTTCTATTTCTCTCTAAAAAGATGATGATAAAAGCTAATACTAG from Staphylococcus taiwanensis includes the following:
- a CDS encoding ABC transporter ATP-binding protein, which encodes MIKIENLSKSFGKKKVLKDLSINIEEGLCTALIGKNGAGKSTLIDILIGHKHPNSGSINDTLDLTESHNIGILFQQTNLPSLIKVKELYHLYQSLYTNHLSYEEFKLLTQFSDDQLNQFASKLSGGQRRLLDFVLTLVGKPKFLILDEPTTAMDVETREHFWQLIFQLKQQNITILYTSHYIEEVERMADRVVYLEHGKVTLDDTPHNILFSQNNSVIELTKYNHDIYQALSSTYNIEIMNQILKIQTDNVQKVITDLMRLNADLNQMTIYKKSLLELIFSNDESEAN
- the cls gene encoding cardiolipin synthase gives rise to the protein MKFMFGPDLGTIFTILLALGFIVNLVLAFIIIFLERNRRSATSTWAWLFVLFVLPLIGFILYLFFGRTVSKRKMERNNGKELDTFKDVVEKQVKALDAHNYQTDNEQVKKHRDQIRMLLNKQDAFLTEDNKVDLFTDGNKLYDKVIEDIYNAKDYIHLEYYTFELDGLGKRIIDALETKLKEGLEVKILYDDVGSKKVRMSKFEHFKSIGGEVEAFFASKLPLINFRMNNRNHRKIIVIDGQIGYIGGFNIGDDYLGLGKLGYWRDTHLRVEGDVIDALQIRFILDWNSQAHRPQFEYDDKYFPKKKSHPGKSAIQIASSGPAVELHQIEYGYTKMIMSAKKSIYMQSPYFIPDRSYINALKMAANAGVDVHLMIPSKPDHPFVYWATYSNAAELLESDVKVYTYENGFIHSKVMMIDDEICSVGSANMDYRSFALNFEVNAFVYDQDIAKQIKKAYEEDIEKAHLLTKEEYDKRPVSIKIKEDIAKLVSPIL